Proteins encoded together in one Candidatus Eremiobacterota bacterium window:
- a CDS encoding alpha amylase C-terminal domain-containing protein codes for MKIHGNDPSITPRYDAGSLTGPAVPCEEDAAQAEAPRDEIKLEGKRSLDPGNVPQALRAQAKGTTAAAGGGSSSQLESAEGSYWVEDPLKDVAENLPRLYRVPSTQFTGDLARVNDALAQEIVDAIMANSRKWPTTTFVYDAREGPQTKNIKLVGSFNPATGQYDPQWNQGKGVAMYDDGTHGDARAGDGLYTAQVQLDPSQPREIQWGAKGDVFSRDGKLVSADRWLVMTEEPPRFSLQDKETTQTYAPLSNHLMGVHKTGDDGVTFRTWSPEVGKGDLNDYKLHVEIYNDATGHMERSAPMVKDEATGNWSLELPTGWDELEGKSYQYAVRNDKGEPLLSGKEKKAPVIYSDPYSRYLQGQQRGLERIFVDPIHGVETGWYNDSGSGGPNYTINPLWGRFTVNGHGDADKVVLVLKDEQGRQLSKQELLERIGSPDLVPYDKATPQQKRNADILKSWQLDLSGKVTAYRWTDGAKDDGTVEMKKAGDGKGSAWVATINNFPKLEGLQYEFQVYKDGKLVGDRNTDGVLQDGERRMTPFNDPVGNVISARPGAERRSVIRESSFQFRNDGVPRKETDYRKFVIYEAHVGSFMSAKDNANPCNFQDLINNLDYIEKTGSNTIELMPFAEFGGRRDWGYTPDYYFAGAESYGFELPRDKAVELGVLRKDQDRDKESVWVSGTDAIKVFVDEAHRRGLNVFSDVVYNHASGKADADNPLWQIDGDKQSFFKWWGQAESNTPWGAKPNYSSQAVKDFFANNAAQQVSEFHLDGIRFDFTQVLHDTGNTAEKREGMNTLRQINRSIRFISPDAYTYTTAEDFTHNWLVAADLDKSEWQGQGDWAMEKKGMGFSSVWNSSFHHDLLGAIENTKPEKNMDTLMGSVLGHYGVTGWDKGVVFSHNHDEVGNSGSWLVRVAAHSRDDAKVMEPYPRAVARSAAAITLTAAGVPMVFQGEEFVANNDFKHGVTSTWGADYRWLDFDITPDRLDNFKRIAALPAAEKKKEKAQLSPEDRGHFEQYDTMTPQQRSDAEGLSNKAGHYTCYKDLISLRGSSPAFTADSEIKRVYTHNLDRVMAYERKGGNDDYIVVTNFAATDRQGYKIDLPPGNWKEVFNTNARAYGGSGLGNGGAVYDAAKGMTLPQGSTVVFKKV; via the coding sequence ATGAAAATACATGGTAATGATCCATCAATTACGCCCCGCTATGATGCGGGCAGCCTCACAGGGCCCGCGGTGCCCTGCGAGGAAGATGCGGCACAGGCCGAAGCGCCCCGTGACGAGATAAAGCTCGAAGGAAAAAGGAGTCTTGACCCCGGCAACGTGCCCCAGGCGCTCAGGGCACAGGCCAAAGGCACCACGGCGGCAGCAGGTGGCGGGTCTTCATCGCAGCTTGAATCGGCAGAAGGAAGCTACTGGGTGGAGGACCCCCTTAAAGATGTCGCAGAGAATCTCCCCCGCCTTTACCGGGTCCCTTCCACACAGTTCACGGGCGACCTCGCCAGGGTCAACGACGCCTTGGCCCAGGAAATCGTAGATGCCATAATGGCGAATTCCAGGAAGTGGCCTACCACCACTTTCGTGTATGATGCCCGCGAGGGCCCCCAGACAAAAAACATAAAGCTCGTAGGCTCTTTCAACCCTGCGACGGGCCAGTACGATCCCCAGTGGAACCAGGGGAAAGGAGTCGCCATGTATGACGACGGCACCCATGGCGATGCCAGGGCAGGCGACGGCCTCTATACAGCCCAGGTGCAGCTTGATCCATCCCAGCCCCGCGAGATTCAATGGGGCGCAAAGGGTGACGTGTTCAGCCGCGACGGGAAGCTTGTCTCGGCTGACCGGTGGCTTGTCATGACGGAAGAGCCGCCACGGTTCTCCCTCCAGGACAAAGAAACCACCCAGACCTATGCCCCCCTCTCCAACCATCTGATGGGCGTCCACAAGACCGGCGATGACGGTGTGACCTTCAGGACCTGGTCCCCCGAGGTGGGAAAAGGCGACCTCAATGATTACAAGCTCCATGTGGAGATTTACAATGACGCCACGGGTCATATGGAGCGCAGCGCCCCCATGGTGAAGGATGAGGCCACGGGAAACTGGAGCCTCGAGCTTCCCACAGGCTGGGATGAGCTTGAGGGAAAATCCTACCAGTACGCCGTGCGGAATGACAAGGGCGAGCCCCTCCTCTCAGGCAAGGAGAAGAAAGCACCCGTCATATACAGCGATCCCTATTCCCGCTACCTCCAGGGCCAGCAGCGCGGTCTTGAGCGGATTTTCGTCGATCCCATCCATGGCGTCGAGACAGGGTGGTATAATGATTCGGGGAGCGGCGGCCCCAATTACACCATCAACCCCCTCTGGGGGCGCTTCACCGTGAACGGCCATGGCGACGCTGACAAGGTGGTGCTGGTCCTCAAGGATGAGCAAGGCCGCCAGCTCTCGAAACAGGAGCTTCTTGAACGCATTGGCTCACCTGATCTCGTTCCCTATGACAAGGCGACGCCTCAGCAGAAGCGCAACGCCGATATCCTTAAGAGCTGGCAGCTCGACCTCTCGGGTAAGGTGACGGCGTACAGGTGGACTGACGGTGCAAAGGATGACGGCACTGTCGAGATGAAAAAGGCGGGCGATGGCAAGGGATCGGCATGGGTGGCCACGATCAATAATTTCCCGAAGCTCGAGGGCCTCCAGTACGAGTTCCAGGTATACAAGGACGGGAAGCTCGTCGGCGACAGGAATACCGACGGGGTCCTCCAGGATGGCGAGAGGCGCATGACGCCCTTCAACGACCCTGTGGGAAATGTCATCTCGGCGAGGCCCGGGGCAGAGCGGCGCTCGGTGATAAGGGAATCCAGCTTCCAGTTCAGGAATGACGGGGTGCCCCGCAAGGAGACCGACTACCGCAAGTTCGTGATATACGAGGCCCACGTGGGCTCCTTCATGAGCGCCAAGGACAACGCGAACCCCTGCAACTTCCAGGATCTCATCAACAACCTGGACTACATCGAGAAGACAGGGTCCAACACCATAGAGCTGATGCCCTTTGCCGAGTTCGGCGGAAGAAGGGACTGGGGCTACACGCCTGACTATTACTTTGCCGGTGCGGAGAGCTACGGCTTCGAGCTCCCCCGCGACAAGGCCGTGGAGCTCGGCGTGTTGAGAAAAGACCAGGACAGGGACAAGGAGAGCGTATGGGTGAGCGGCACCGATGCCATAAAGGTCTTCGTCGATGAAGCCCACCGCCGCGGCCTTAACGTGTTCTCCGACGTGGTCTACAACCATGCCTCGGGCAAGGCCGACGCCGACAACCCCCTCTGGCAGATTGACGGCGACAAGCAGTCATTCTTCAAGTGGTGGGGGCAGGCGGAAAGCAACACGCCCTGGGGGGCCAAGCCTAATTACAGCTCCCAGGCCGTCAAGGATTTCTTCGCCAACAACGCCGCCCAGCAGGTCAGCGAGTTCCATCTTGACGGTATCCGCTTTGACTTCACCCAGGTTCTCCATGACACGGGAAATACTGCTGAAAAGCGCGAGGGCATGAACACGCTGCGCCAGATAAACCGGTCGATACGGTTCATCAGTCCCGACGCTTACACTTATACCACTGCCGAGGACTTCACTCACAACTGGCTTGTGGCTGCCGATCTCGACAAGAGCGAGTGGCAGGGCCAGGGTGACTGGGCGATGGAGAAGAAGGGGATGGGCTTCTCGTCGGTGTGGAACTCATCATTCCATCACGATCTCCTCGGGGCAATCGAAAACACCAAGCCCGAGAAGAACATGGACACCCTCATGGGCTCCGTGCTCGGCCATTACGGCGTCACCGGCTGGGACAAGGGCGTCGTATTCTCCCACAACCACGACGAGGTGGGAAACTCGGGCTCATGGCTGGTGAGGGTCGCTGCCCACAGCAGGGATGACGCCAAGGTGATGGAGCCTTACCCGAGGGCCGTGGCCCGCTCGGCTGCCGCCATTACCCTCACCGCCGCCGGCGTTCCCATGGTCTTCCAGGGCGAGGAGTTCGTGGCGAACAACGACTTCAAGCATGGCGTCACCTCCACGTGGGGAGCCGATTACCGCTGGCTTGACTTTGACATCACCCCCGACAGGCTCGACAATTTCAAGCGGATAGCGGCCCTGCCCGCCGCCGAGAAGAAGAAGGAGAAAGCTCAGCTCTCCCCCGAGGACCGCGGGCATTTTGAGCAGTACGACACGATGACGCCTCAGCAGAGGAGTGACGCCGAAGGCCTCTCGAACAAGGCAGGCCATTACACATGTTACAAGGATCTCATTTCGTTGCGCGGCTCCTCGCCGGCTTTCACGGCCGACTCCGAGATCAAGAGAGTCTACACCCACAACCTGGACAGGGTGATGGCCTATGAGCGCAAGGGCGGCAATGACGATTATATCGTGGTGACCAACTTCGCCGCCACGGATCGCCAGGGCTACAAGATAGATCTCCCGCCGGGGAACTGGAAGGAAGTCTTCAACACCAACGCCCGCGCGTACGGGGGCTCCGGCCTGGGAAACGGAGGTGCGGTTTACGACGCCGCCAAGGGGATGACGCTCCCCCAGGGGAGCACAGTGGTCTTCAAGAAGGTGTAG
- a CDS encoding HNH endonuclease signature motif containing protein, whose translation MLLLPEPYELPAEARDRAASMVKITREGLLLEAEKLTEDLTWGPPLIDSDERASRIDFTLCKAVRGRLALDIHLGGLLVNLKTKGVDRLGYRSMAAFAVEHLSMSGRTASELMHNFRLLESLPLTREAYLEGRIARSALRHLSRVVTPENEAGLLAKAQKLSVGSFEREVRNILAERERDERSEGTGSAADAQGDEGVMMQFRVSPTLALTWDFALSLFRDKEHYDGPVSGFVEALLANRAASGKFAFSPAPLDEKGSLPVFYRSKGEGKGSAGAGVVKGDAQGEAFPEGTGVDAPESERSPWEMPWEIYFPSWLEAPLQGGEPGSSSIRAVAERLIRAASMRQRLDVATGMLLRAMHSRQLFTGFGFESVEEYGEVRCGISKARARQSIAIANGFRRHSLTEKAFRNGTITREQAMLILPLVSGKNEEAWIDYAAAVPTADLREEAGRIARIIEYDCFAAVNYTLLPGFRYIRDERSRELPFEVRDSIRTGSWYGGPSTAPAWPLSEDDEESLEVRDRRFDEPWNHFSDIDEMLAAEASIREGRVEKFSSLCAGERGHTHLGQIEKNSVLCASLEEVREICTIPHGANPEETFLVDILKGGGSSPAARGTMTIKLFLPGDLWGLWNTAALAFLASQEHSEAAVTTNDIQGGAPADERFLAALLADYLTAEGKIQKAAHHHKILKRDRFRCQAPGCRCRRHLHVHHIIRRSQGGTDDEWNLVTLCEAHHLHILHGLRTLTVRGRGGPHSLTFIFGSLSEDSRPFLVYHRGCRVKGEAPAGTTPS comes from the coding sequence ATGCTTCTCCTCCCGGAGCCTTATGAGCTTCCCGCCGAAGCCCGCGACAGGGCGGCCTCCATGGTGAAGATCACCAGGGAAGGCCTTCTCCTCGAGGCGGAAAAGCTCACCGAGGACCTGACCTGGGGCCCTCCCCTCATCGACAGTGATGAGCGGGCTTCCCGGATAGATTTCACTCTCTGCAAGGCAGTCCGCGGCCGCCTCGCCCTTGACATCCACCTGGGCGGCCTTCTTGTGAATCTCAAGACGAAAGGAGTTGATCGGTTGGGCTACCGCTCCATGGCAGCTTTTGCCGTGGAGCATCTTTCCATGTCGGGACGCACGGCGTCAGAGCTGATGCACAACTTCCGGCTTCTCGAGAGTCTTCCCCTCACCAGGGAGGCCTATCTTGAGGGCAGGATCGCCAGGAGCGCCCTGAGGCACCTCTCGCGGGTCGTCACACCAGAGAATGAGGCTGGATTGCTTGCCAAGGCTCAGAAGCTCTCAGTGGGAAGCTTTGAGAGGGAGGTGAGGAATATCCTTGCAGAGAGGGAGCGCGATGAAAGGAGTGAAGGCACAGGCTCTGCTGCTGATGCGCAGGGCGACGAGGGAGTGATGATGCAGTTCCGCGTATCACCGACGCTTGCCCTCACCTGGGATTTCGCCCTCTCCCTCTTCAGGGACAAAGAGCACTATGACGGGCCTGTCTCAGGCTTCGTCGAGGCCCTCCTCGCCAACCGGGCAGCCTCTGGAAAATTCGCCTTCAGTCCTGCACCCCTTGATGAGAAGGGAAGCCTCCCGGTATTTTACAGGAGCAAGGGGGAAGGGAAGGGCTCTGCTGGCGCAGGGGTCGTCAAAGGCGATGCGCAGGGAGAGGCCTTTCCGGAAGGCACAGGGGTTGACGCCCCGGAGTCTGAGAGATCGCCGTGGGAGATGCCCTGGGAGATCTATTTCCCTTCGTGGCTGGAGGCTCCCCTGCAGGGCGGGGAGCCCGGCAGCAGTTCCATCAGGGCCGTCGCAGAGAGGCTCATCAGGGCCGCTTCGATGCGCCAGAGGCTTGACGTGGCTACGGGGATGCTGCTGCGGGCGATGCACTCAAGGCAGCTTTTTACAGGCTTCGGCTTTGAATCAGTCGAGGAGTATGGAGAGGTGCGGTGCGGCATCTCCAAAGCCCGGGCCCGCCAGTCTATTGCCATTGCAAATGGCTTCCGCCGTCACTCCCTCACTGAAAAGGCCTTCAGGAACGGCACCATCACGAGGGAGCAGGCAATGCTCATTCTTCCCCTGGTGAGCGGGAAAAACGAGGAGGCATGGATAGACTATGCCGCGGCGGTCCCCACGGCGGACCTCAGGGAAGAGGCGGGGCGCATCGCCCGGATCATCGAGTACGACTGCTTCGCGGCGGTGAATTATACCCTCCTCCCCGGTTTCCGCTATATCAGGGATGAGCGCTCTCGTGAGCTTCCCTTCGAGGTGAGGGACAGCATCAGGACCGGGTCGTGGTACGGCGGCCCCTCGACTGCCCCGGCGTGGCCCCTCTCCGAGGATGACGAAGAGTCCCTGGAAGTCCGCGACAGGCGCTTCGATGAGCCCTGGAATCATTTCAGCGATATCGATGAAATGCTGGCTGCTGAGGCCTCCATCCGCGAGGGCAGGGTTGAAAAATTTTCTTCTCTGTGTGCCGGTGAAAGAGGTCATACTCACCTGGGGCAAATTGAAAAAAATTCCGTGCTGTGTGCGAGCCTGGAGGAGGTCAGGGAGATCTGCACCATCCCTCACGGTGCCAATCCCGAAGAGACTTTCCTCGTGGATATCCTCAAGGGAGGCGGTTCTTCCCCGGCAGCCAGAGGCACCATGACGATAAAACTCTTTCTTCCCGGAGATCTATGGGGGCTCTGGAACACCGCCGCACTGGCCTTTCTTGCCTCTCAGGAGCACTCAGAAGCCGCCGTCACAACCAATGATATCCAGGGAGGGGCTCCCGCTGATGAAAGATTCCTTGCAGCCCTCCTGGCCGACTACCTCACTGCCGAGGGGAAGATCCAGAAAGCTGCCCATCACCACAAGATTCTCAAGCGCGACCGCTTCCGCTGCCAGGCTCCCGGCTGCCGCTGCCGCAGGCACCTTCATGTCCATCATATCATCAGGCGCTCCCAGGGCGGCACCGATGACGAGTGGAACCTCGTCACCCTCTGTGAAGCCCACCATCTTCACATCCTCCACGGCCTCAGGACGCTCACCGTCAGGGGCAGGGGGGGACCCCACAGCCTCACCTTCATCTTCGGCTCCCTCTCGGAAGACAGCAGGCCTTTCCTCGTCTACCACAGGGGCTGCAGGGTGAAAGGAGAGGCCCCCGCGGGGACTACACCTTCTTGA
- a CDS encoding cobalamin-dependent protein (Presence of a B(12) (cobalamin)-binding domain implies dependence on cobalamin itself, in one of its several forms, or in some unusual lineages, dependence on a cobalamin-like analog.), whose amino-acid sequence MTSGGAARPFRLALVSLQGEGLWGKPIHYFNPLAVTTLAGYVKEALAPEIRLFDTFITSIGEIAASLRAFSPHLLGISMKTDSLLELKKLMEAIGTDDPPFPAVLGGIAPSIIDGDLLSLYPRAFVVRGEGEIPLAALIRHIAGQIPRHEVPALSYLDEGGALQRNAAVPLDLPSYHSQPFDDLTGHCITTDGDFWLESGRGCRRRCSFCTKGEAHCGNRGCRRFPLERTLERMASIEKKFGIRRFRFSDEDFFDNDFTFLKDFLAGLGELPFIALFEVDVNVRDIISPGDPPERARERRWLLESLVEKGLTHVFIGIESLSDTQLRRYRKGSRVSQITAAAGMLRELSISCSAGFIPFDPFVTVPELAENFRNLRDTGIIAMVNTPLKVLRLQKGTVLAEKAMEAGLVTGVSENLMEYSYRFKDPDVAKLHRVAGPAAELFRHCGLRLNYLIRNGAEYERKLEPSLLSYLKEKNSALKEGQLDYLLDIVARSSESEKDLLERDRAFRGHCAALYGEIRTRCLGIGEEGPRNRLCGICEEFIEEMRQ is encoded by the coding sequence ATGACCTCTGGCGGAGCGGCCAGGCCGTTCCGGCTGGCCCTTGTGTCCCTCCAGGGAGAAGGCCTCTGGGGAAAGCCCATCCATTATTTCAATCCCCTCGCCGTAACGACCCTTGCGGGCTACGTCAAGGAGGCCCTGGCACCTGAAATCAGGCTCTTTGATACCTTCATCACTTCCATAGGCGAAATCGCGGCATCTCTCAGGGCTTTTTCACCCCACCTTCTCGGCATCTCGATGAAGACTGACTCCCTTCTTGAGCTTAAAAAGCTCATGGAAGCCATTGGCACAGACGATCCGCCCTTCCCCGCGGTTCTCGGGGGGATCGCCCCATCCATCATTGATGGAGATCTCCTCTCCCTTTATCCCCGGGCTTTTGTGGTGAGAGGCGAAGGAGAGATTCCCCTTGCGGCACTTATCAGGCACATTGCGGGCCAGATTCCGCGCCATGAGGTGCCGGCCCTTTCATACCTTGATGAAGGAGGAGCCCTGCAAAGAAATGCCGCAGTGCCTCTCGATCTCCCGTCATACCACAGCCAGCCCTTCGATGACCTGACCGGCCACTGCATAACAACGGACGGCGACTTCTGGCTTGAGTCGGGGAGGGGATGCCGGCGCCGCTGCTCGTTCTGCACCAAGGGCGAAGCCCACTGCGGGAACAGGGGCTGCCGGCGCTTCCCCCTGGAGCGGACCCTGGAAAGAATGGCGTCAATCGAGAAAAAATTCGGCATCAGGCGCTTCCGATTCAGCGACGAGGACTTTTTTGATAATGACTTCACCTTTCTGAAGGATTTCCTGGCAGGGCTCGGAGAGCTCCCCTTCATCGCCCTGTTCGAGGTGGACGTCAACGTGAGGGACATCATCTCACCGGGAGATCCGCCTGAGAGGGCAAGGGAGCGCCGCTGGCTCCTGGAGAGCCTCGTGGAGAAGGGCCTCACCCACGTGTTCATAGGCATCGAATCGCTCTCGGACACTCAGCTCCGCCGCTACCGCAAGGGCTCCAGGGTTTCGCAGATAACGGCGGCAGCGGGCATGCTGAGAGAACTGTCGATTTCATGCTCGGCAGGCTTCATCCCTTTTGATCCCTTCGTGACTGTCCCGGAGCTTGCCGAAAATTTCAGGAACCTCAGAGACACCGGTATCATCGCCATGGTGAACACGCCCCTCAAGGTGCTGAGGCTCCAGAAGGGCACGGTGCTCGCTGAAAAAGCCATGGAAGCGGGGCTTGTCACAGGCGTATCTGAGAACCTGATGGAATACTCTTACCGGTTCAAGGATCCTGACGTGGCGAAGCTTCACCGCGTCGCGGGGCCCGCGGCGGAGCTGTTCCGGCACTGCGGCCTCAGGCTCAACTACTTGATAAGAAACGGCGCCGAGTACGAAAGAAAGCTCGAGCCATCGCTGCTCTCATACCTGAAGGAGAAAAACAGCGCCCTCAAGGAAGGTCAGCTTGACTATCTGCTGGACATCGTGGCGCGCAGCAGCGAGAGTGAGAAGGATCTCCTGGAGCGCGACAGGGCATTCAGGGGGCACTGCGCCGCCTTATACGGAGAAATAAGGACAAGGTGCCTGGGGATAGGGGAGGAGGGGCCGAGAAATCGCCTCTGCGGCATCTGCGAGGAGTTCATCGAAGAGATGAGGCAGTAA
- a CDS encoding radical SAM protein encodes MTGPTVLVAPPLVWGQEHRMDLKPPVNLLCLSSFLRHRGVTAHVLDAVSLRLSLKALVGRIKALEPAFVGIPLYHASLGTARELIKELRQACPAAVLIGGGPSATIEPERILDELEPDCLVAGEGEMTLLETVSAPSRDSWGSIDGLCIKERGEARRTGPRAFIEDLDSLPFIDYSPISMESYFEYQQAREAPPSVFLTTSRGCPYRCVFCATPLLWPGRMRRMSPGRVIEEMKYQCARYAGANIGFLDDSFFSDRKWLDEFIRLVGSLNIHYNCIGRIDHLDSSAIDDLVRTGCDFVAFGVETGSERRQQETRKFLDIGKLREQIRYLSRYDIVTKGFFMVGFPDETPQDMADTINLAVELKSLGMRQFSLFPLIVYPGTELAGKFSIQAFNSGIYSYFPDDISGPDDFGEKHVAFYSTVPGSDINPYLNHREIVELVKMAYNMIEKGQKVTAAGILALAGERSVPADGR; translated from the coding sequence GTGACAGGCCCGACAGTCCTTGTCGCCCCGCCTCTTGTCTGGGGGCAGGAGCACCGGATGGACCTGAAGCCCCCTGTCAATCTCCTGTGCCTCTCGAGCTTTCTCCGCCACAGAGGCGTCACTGCCCACGTGCTTGACGCCGTCTCCCTCCGCCTCTCCCTGAAGGCACTGGTGGGGAGAATCAAGGCCCTTGAGCCGGCCTTCGTGGGAATTCCCCTTTACCACGCTTCGCTCGGAACAGCGAGGGAGCTGATAAAAGAGCTCAGGCAGGCCTGCCCTGCCGCGGTGCTCATCGGTGGAGGCCCATCGGCCACCATCGAGCCGGAGCGCATCCTTGATGAGCTTGAGCCCGACTGCCTGGTGGCAGGAGAGGGAGAAATGACCCTCCTGGAGACGGTTTCGGCGCCCTCGAGGGATTCGTGGGGCTCGATTGACGGCCTCTGCATCAAGGAGCGCGGGGAAGCGCGGCGCACCGGGCCCCGGGCCTTCATTGAGGACCTGGACAGCCTTCCCTTCATTGACTACAGTCCCATAAGCATGGAGAGCTATTTCGAATACCAGCAGGCAAGGGAGGCGCCTCCCTCGGTTTTTCTCACCACCTCGAGGGGCTGCCCCTACCGCTGCGTCTTCTGCGCCACGCCGCTCCTGTGGCCCGGGAGGATGCGCAGGATGTCGCCGGGAAGAGTCATCGAGGAGATGAAATACCAGTGCGCCCGTTACGCCGGCGCCAACATAGGCTTCCTGGACGACTCGTTCTTCTCCGACAGGAAATGGCTCGATGAGTTCATAAGGCTTGTCGGGTCACTCAATATCCATTATAACTGCATAGGGAGGATTGATCACCTCGACAGCTCCGCCATCGATGACCTCGTGAGGACGGGGTGCGACTTCGTTGCTTTCGGCGTGGAGACGGGAAGCGAGAGAAGGCAGCAGGAAACCAGGAAATTCCTGGATATCGGGAAGCTCAGGGAGCAGATAAGGTACCTGTCCCGGTATGATATAGTCACCAAGGGCTTTTTCATGGTGGGCTTCCCGGACGAGACGCCCCAGGATATGGCCGACACCATCAACCTTGCCGTGGAGCTCAAAAGCCTCGGCATGCGGCAGTTCTCCCTCTTTCCCCTCATTGTGTACCCCGGCACCGAGCTTGCCGGGAAGTTTTCGATTCAAGCCTTCAATTCGGGCATCTACAGCTATTTCCCAGACGACATAAGCGGTCCCGATGATTTCGGCGAAAAGCACGTGGCATTCTATTCCACCGTTCCCGGGAGCGACATAAACCCTTATCTGAATCACAGGGAGATCGTCGAGCTCGTCAAGATGGCTTACAACATGATAGAGAAAGGCCAGAAAGTCACCGCCGCCGGGATTCTTGCCCTTGCTGGGGAGAGGAGTGTCCCTGCCGATGGCCGGTGA
- a CDS encoding HAMP domain-containing protein has translation MGIFRSIRAQVFLFLVAISLVTSLVMGVANYLEAEKVLDDTFDREINNTAYLLKQTIEGHLADARGAASVLAKNPSVQAMDSAAMKEISRYFLDFVSLFYNIYIYDREGTLRSVEYLDNIDRSETHSKNFHELRNEFTHVALDVLEDGKARYTEPFFRKDQLLIAYVTPIFKGSDKAVAGLASCGIFVHNPKLSRLMKSLVPPYQGFICLLDGEGRVFGREGAIPEAFTEFPLKSLKANLQGKSPLLWMEDKPYLYTIKEIEEAHLYVLVATSCLMKEKLFSTLLSELVAINVISFLVALLISAALGNFLVKPINALVEGIREVGKGNYSYSIHERAFGEIGEAVQSYNEMAEKLQKNRLIENLWNEKWKGDDTTP, from the coding sequence TTTTCAGAAGCATCAGGGCCCAGGTCTTTCTCTTTCTCGTGGCAATCTCCCTCGTCACGTCCCTCGTGATGGGCGTGGCCAATTACCTCGAGGCGGAGAAAGTCCTTGACGATACCTTTGACAGGGAGATCAACAACACGGCATACCTGCTCAAGCAGACCATAGAAGGGCACCTGGCCGATGCCCGCGGGGCAGCATCGGTTCTGGCGAAGAATCCCTCGGTACAGGCCATGGACAGCGCCGCGATGAAAGAGATCAGCAGGTATTTTCTTGATTTCGTGAGCCTCTTTTACAACATCTATATCTACGACAGGGAGGGCACCCTCAGATCGGTGGAATACCTCGATAACATCGACCGCTCCGAGACGCACTCGAAAAACTTTCATGAGCTCAGGAACGAGTTCACCCACGTGGCCCTCGACGTGCTGGAGGACGGGAAGGCCCGCTACACGGAACCCTTTTTCAGAAAGGACCAGCTTCTCATCGCGTACGTGACTCCTATCTTCAAGGGCAGCGACAAGGCGGTGGCAGGCCTTGCAAGCTGCGGGATCTTTGTCCACAACCCGAAGCTCTCGAGGCTCATGAAGAGCCTTGTGCCGCCCTACCAGGGCTTTATCTGCCTGCTGGACGGTGAAGGAAGGGTCTTCGGCCGTGAGGGAGCCATACCTGAAGCCTTCACGGAATTCCCCCTCAAGTCCCTCAAGGCCAACCTCCAGGGGAAAAGCCCCCTGCTCTGGATGGAAGACAAACCCTATCTCTACACCATTAAGGAGATAGAGGAGGCCCATCTTTATGTGCTGGTGGCCACGTCATGCCTTATGAAGGAGAAGCTCTTCTCGACGCTCCTGTCGGAGCTTGTGGCCATAAATGTCATCTCATTCCTGGTGGCGCTGCTGATAAGCGCCGCCCTGGGTAATTTCCTCGTGAAGCCAATCAATGCCCTCGTGGAGGGAATAAGGGAAGTGGGGAAGGGGAACTATTCGTACTCAATCCATGAGCGGGCTTTCGGTGAGATCGGCGAGGCAGTGCAGTCCTACAACGAGATGGCCGAGAAGCTCCAGAAAAACAGGCTTATAGAAAATCTCTGGAACGAAAAATGGAAGGGAGATGACACGACGCCGTGA